The region GATAAGGACGGAGAAACAGTTATAACAAGATTAGATGAAGACACCTTAAAAGCAATAGCTAATCAGGCTAATGGTGTGTATATTAACGGAACAACAACAGACAAGGTGGTCAACGACATAACTGATATTTTAAACAAATTAGACAAAAAAGAATTTGAAGCAAAGCAAGTTGCCGACTTTAAGTCACAATTTCAATGGTTTTTAGCGCTTGCTATTACATTGTTGTTTTTAGATATATTTTTATTAGAAAGAAAAACTGCATGGCTAAAAAAATTAAATCTATTTAACGAGAATTTATAATACTCTTAACACCTACCATTCCAAGCCTTTAGTATATTTACGAGTTATTCAAATACAAATGAAACACCTACTAGCTTACATATTATTTTTAGTTACTGTAACTACTTTTGCTCAAGATAAAAAAGAAGACAAGCAAAAGTTGCAAGCACAAAGTTACGTTGCAGAAGCTAATGACTTGGCTGTTAACGATGCGTTTGTTGAAGCAGAAATGGAATACCGTAAAGCCTTGTCTTTAAAGCCAACACAAGTAGCTGGTGCCTATAATTTAGGGCATCAATATTTCAAAAAAGGAAATTTTGAAGAAGCACTGTTTAGACATCAACAAGCTGCTAAAAATGCCACTTCTAAAGAAGAAAAATATCGTGCTTTTCACAATATTGGCAACATTCTTATGGAAGAAAAAAAGTGTAAACAAGCAGTAGAAGCTTATAAAACTGCACTTAGAAATAAGCCTTCTGATGATGAAACTAGATATAATTATGCAGTAGCCAAGGAGTGTGCCGATAATCAAAAAGATGACGAGCCACAAGAGGAGGATAATGAAGGCGATAATAATCGAGATAAAGAAGACAACAAAGACGAAAACCAGAAAGAGAATAACGAAAAAGAGCAAGAGGATAAAGGCGAAGACGATAAAAAAGAAGGTGATCAGGATAAAGATAAACAAGGAGAGCCTAAAGATGAAAAAGAAAATGAACAAAAAGAAGGAGACCAAAAAAACGAACAAAAACAACCACAACCAGGACAATTATCGCCTCAACAAATTAAAAACTTGTTAGAAGCCATGAATAATCAAGAACAGAAAGTTCAAGAAAAAATAAATGCCCAAAAAGTTAAAGGGGCTAAATTACAAACAGAAAAAGATTGGTAAAACAGGCATGTAATTATTTCTTTTAAAATTAAATGAAGTTTATAAAACACATATTCATCCTTGCTTTAATAAGCACAACTACATTAGTTGTTGCTCAGGACGAAGATGCTGTACAATTTCAAGCTAAAGTCAGTAAAAAAACCTTAGGACTTAATGAGCGTTTACGTGTAGATTTTCAAATGAATAAAGATGGAGACAATTTTGTGCCTCCAAGCTTTGCAGACTTTATAGTTGTTGGTGGACCAAACCAATCAGTAAGTCATTCGTGGGATGGTAAAAGACGAAATTTTACCAAAATTTACAGTTATTTTTTAGCGCCAAAGCAAATGGGAACTTTCACCATTAACCAAGCTAAAATTGAGATAGATGGTCAGGATTATAAAACGTCTCCAATCACAATAAAAGTTACTAAAGCTAAAGAAAAACCTGCAGATCCTAATGACCCAGATTATATTGTTCAGGAATACATCCATTTAGTTACTGAAGTATCCAAAACTAACCCTTACTTAAATGAGCCAATTAGTGTAGTTTATAAGCTTTACGTCTCACCATTAGCTGGAATTAGTAACTATAGAGAGTTAGAAAGCCCAGTATTTAATGGGTTTTGGAGTCAAAGTATGGATGATAAAAGGATTAAAGCCCAAAATGGAACCTATAAAGGTGAAGATTATAGATATGTTACCCTTAGAAAAACCATATTATATCCTCAAAAAACAGGTAAACTGGTAATAGAGCCACTTAGTTTAGATTTAACGTTAGAAGTGCCAACTAATAGACGCGATATTTTTGGTAATCAAATAAAAACTCAAGCCCACAGAACTGTTACTGCTAGTGCAAGAACTATTAATGTAAAACCATTACCAGAAGAGGGTAAACCCGAAAGTTTTACAGGAGCGGTTGGAGACTTTCAGTTTATTATGGAGACCTCCAAAAACAGTTTGAATGCTACAGAATCGTTACAAGCTAAAATAGAAGTGTCAGGAAAAGGAAATTTAAAACTATTTGAATTGCCAAAACTAAAAACGCCTAGTACTTTAGAGGTTTACGAGCCTGAGCATCAAGAAAATGTCAGAACATCAATGTCTGGAATGCAAGGAAAAATTTCGGATACATATACCATTATTCCGCAGTATAAAGGAAAGTTCCCAATTCCGACAGTCAATTTCTCATATTTTGATTTAAAAACAGAAACTTACAAAGAAATCACTTCAGAAGATATCATCATCAATGTCCTTGAAGGACCAGTTTATGCAGAAGCAGATAATAATTTACCAATAACTAATAATGGTAAACAACCAGTAGTACTAAATGAAAATCAATTTGCTTTTATTAAAACAAATACCAACTTTAAATCTACAACCAAAGATTCTTTTTTAAACTCACCAATATTTTGGACAGGTTTGGTAGGTCCATTGTTAGCTATCCCTTTAGCTTTAGTTTACAGAAGAAAACGTGAAGAACGATTAGCAGATATTAGTGGGAACAGAGTTAGAAGAGCAGATAAATTAGCTAAAAAATATTTAAGCGAAGCTAAAAAAGCGTTGGGTCAAAAAGAAGCCTTTTATATTGCTTTAGAAAAGGCATTGCATAATTATTTAAAAGGTCGATTAAACATTGAAACAACAGATTTAAGTAAGGATAAAATTAGAACACTATTACTTGAAAGACAAGTTGAAAGTACAGTAATTAATGATTTTGAAGCTATACTGGAAAATTCTGACTTGGCAAGATACACACCAATAACTACAGTAACGATGCAGCAGGATTATGACAAAGCAGCAAAAACTATTAACCTAATAGATAAACAAATTAGGTAGTATAATGAAACAGTTTCTATTTATATTTTTTGTTTTTTTAGGAACCTTGACAGCGCAGAACAAAGCTGTTTTTGAGGAAGCTAATATGCTTTATAATGATGGTAATTATATTGAAGCTATAAGTAAATACGAATCTATATTAGAAACCAATCAACACTCTGCAGAACTGTATTATAATTTAGGAAACGCGCACTACAAGCTTAATAATATTGCTCCTAGTATCTATTATTACGAAAAAGCATTACAGCTAAAGCCCAACGATACAGACATATTAAACAATATAGCTTACGCAAAAAAAATGACTGTTGATGCTATTCAAACCGTACCTCAATTGGGACTATCTAAGTTTTTTAACCAACTTACTAATGCCTTAAGTTATGATAATTGGGCAAAGTTAGCTATAGGATTAATAGTTGTTTTTGTCGTGTTATTTCTAGTCTACTTTTTTACTTACAGTACGGTTTATAAACGTTTAACGTTTGTGCTTAGTTTTGTTTTTTTATTTCTAGCAATATCTAGTGTTGGTCTAGCTTTTCAAAAACAAGCTTTAGATAAAAAAAATAATCCAGCAATAGTTTTTGCTCAAGAAACAGAGGTGAAAACTGAGCCTAATTTAGGTAGCACAGATGCTTTTTTATTACATGAAGGCACTAAAGTCCAAGTACTTGACACCATTAATAATTGGAAAAAAATCAAACTGGAAGATGGTAAAACAGGTTGGATATTAAGTGATGACATCAAATTATTGAATACTTTTTAGTTATTCTTTAACACTTACGTATTACTTTAATTTTATATTTGTTAAAACCAACCTGCTAAAATGTATAAAAAACCAATATCTATTTTCTTTACAATATTATTTTTGGGCATTATTACTGCGCCATCAATAATTATTGCTATGGATGATTCTGTAGATATATCTGTTTTTTACAGTCTTAGCGAAGAAGAGGAAGAAATTAAAAATATAAAGTTAATATCTTCTTTTGAAGATTTGGAGTGTGATTTTTCTGAATTTTCAAATTACGATTTATATTTAGGGTATTACTACAAAACGTATCCTAAACCACATCTTAATATCATCTCTCCTCCACCAGAACATTATCTGTAATATTCTCTTAATGGCTATCTTGTAGCCAATTTTCATTCATTTAAATAGCTATTAACAATAAAGTTAATAGAACAAAAATTATTATAATATGTTTAAAACGTTAAAAAATGACTTACCAGCTAGTATAGTTGTATTTTTTGTAGCACTTCCTTTATGTTTAGGGATTTCAGTTGCTTCAGGAGCAGAACCAATTACAGGTTTAATTGCAGGAATAGTTGGAGGTATAATAGTAGGTGCTGCATCTGGCTCTAAAATTGGAGTTAGTGGACCTGCTGCTGGATTAGCAGTAATTGTTGCAACAGCAATTGGAAATTTAGGATACGAGAATTTTCTTGTAGCTGTTGTATTAGCTGGTGTTTTTCAAATAATACTAGGTTTTCTAAAAGCTGGTATTATTGGGTATTATTTCCCGTCTTCGGTTATAAAAGGAATGCTTACTGGAATAGGTGTAGTTATCATCTTAAAAGAAATACCATACTTTTTTGGTTTAGATAAAAATCCGGAGGGTGATTTTGCTTTTTTACAGGTAGATGGCGAGAATACATTTACTGAATTATTAAAAGCAATTAATGCGTTAATAAGCGGTAATTTTGATAAAGGAGCAACTATAATAGCTTTCATCGCTATGGGAATACTTCTTTTGTGGTCGAATGTATTAAGCAAAAAAGGAAAAATATTTAACCTTATACAAGGTCCTTTAGTAGCTGTAATTGTAGGTATAATTTTCTATTTTATTACAAAGGATAGTAGTTTATCACTTAGCGCTGAACATTTAGTATCTGTTCCAGTTCCAGAAAGTTTAGCAGGAATTAAAGATTTACTAACCTTTCCTAATTTTTCTGCTATTACAAATCCAAAAGTATTAATAACTGCGTTTACAATTGGTTTAGTTGCTTCTCTGGAAACATTATTATGTGTAGAGGCTACAGATAAATTAGATCCTGATAAAAACGTAACACCTACCAATAGAGAATTGTTTGCTCAAGGGTCTGGAAATATAGTCTCTGGAATGATAGGAGGATTACCTGTTACTCAAGTAATTGTACGTAGTTCTGCAAATATCCAATCTGGTGGAAAAAGCAAAGCGTCTGCTGTAATCCATGGATTTTTATTATTAATATCTGTAGTTACAATACCAACTATATTAAATTTAATTCCACTTTCTGTTTTAGCAGCAATTTTATTTATAGTAGGTTATAAATTAGCAAAGCCTTCTACATTTAAAGCAATGTATGATGGTGGATGGAAACAATTCGTACCATTTATAGTTACTGTATTAGGTATTGTATTTATCGATTTACTTTGGGGAATTGGATTAGGATTAGTAGTAGGTATATTTATCGTACTTTTTAAGAGTTTTGAAAATTCTCATTTCTTACATAAAGAAGGTGAAGACGTTGATGATGGTAAAATTAAAATGACTTTAGCAGAAGAGGTAACGTTCTTTAACAAAGGTGCAATTCTTAAGGAATTAGATAAACTTCCAGAAAACACATATTTAGAGTTAGATGTAAGAAAAACAAGATATTTAGATAGTGATATTATAGAAATCTTAGAAGATTTTGCTTACAAAGCAAGAGAACGAAATATTGATATTAAATTAATTTCAGAAAGAGGAATTGTAGAAAATCCAGATAGCTTTATCGAATTTTTTAAACTAAGACCAAAAATATCTAATAACTAAGCGGTTACAATAGAAATCACTCTACAGATCAATTAAATATCATAACATTTGTAAATTTTTAGAAACAAGTATTAAAAACCAACTAAATACCTATGAAAAACTTGTTTAGCAACTTAAAAGGCGATTTATTAGGAGGTGTAACAGCAGGAATCGTTGCATTACCTTTGGCGCTTGCGTTTGGTGTATCTTCTGGATTAGGACCAAGTGCAGGTTTATATGGTGCTATATTTATTGCTTTTTTCGCCTCGCTTTTTGGCGGAACAAACACGCAAATATCAGGACCAACTGCTCCCATGACTGCTGTAAGTATGGTGGTTATTGCGACTATTATTGCTGCAAACGATGGTAATTTAGAGCAAGCCTTACCAACCATTCTTGTTATATTTCTTTTAGCAGGACTGATGCAAATAGGATTAGGTCTGTTAGGATTTGGTAAGTATATACGTTACATACCATATCCAGTGGTATCTGGTTTTATGACAGCAATAGGTGTTATCATTTTGGTGACTCAACTTTTACCATCAATGGGTTATTATGCTAAAGAAGATGCGTCTTATGTAGAAACGTTTAAACCTCAAGCTGAAGAAATTATTCTACAAAACATTCTTAAAGACGAAGCAGGAGAAGGTATTTTGGTTTTACAAGATTTTAAAGAAACGATTAGTCGTGCAAATCAAATTACAGATGCAGACATTTTAAAAGAAGCCAAAACATTAGCTGGTAAAGAATCTTCGGGTGTTTTAGGCACATTTAAAGTACTATCAAAAGCAGTTAAGAATATTAATTACCTCGAACTTTTACTAGCACTTGGCACCATTTTAATTATTTACGGTTTTAAGAGAATTACAACTGCAATTCCAAGTACATTAGTGGCTTTGGTAATTATGACAAGCGTTGCATTAATTTTCAACCTTAACTACATTCCTATTGAAGAGATACCTACAGGTATTCCTAAGCCAAACTTAGAGATGTTTACACAGTTTAGTTTTAGCAATGTAAAACCATTTATTTTCACAGCCTTTACTTTGGCATTGTTAGGTGCAATAGATTCTTTGTTAACCTCTGTGGTTGCAGATAACATGACAAAAACTAAACATAAGCCTAATAAAGAATTAATAGGTCAAGGAATAGGGAATAGTATCGCCTCAGTTTTTGGAGGTATTCCAGGTGCTGGAGCAACGATACGTACAGTTGTAAATATTAAATCTGGAGGTAAAACAAAACTATCTGGTATGATAGCAGCTGTAATGCTTCTAATAATATTATTAGGTTTAGGTGGTATAGCTTCAAAAATACCTGCTGCAGTACTTGCTGGTGTTTTAATTACAGTTGGTATAGGCGTTATGGATTATAAGGGACTAAAAGCTATTCCTAGTTTACCTAAAGATGTAAAAATTGGACCATTAAAACTAAGTTCAGAAGTTATAATCATGTTGGTAGTATTAGTACTTTCAACATTTTGGGATTTGGTGTATGCTGTAGGGATAGGTTTAGTAATAGCATCTCTAATATTTATGAAAAAGATTGGAGATTTAACGACTAAAAGCTCTGATGTTTCACCTCTTAAAGAAAAAGCTTGGGAAGATGAAGCAGGTTTTCCTAAAAACCTAACTCAAGAAGTATTTATAAAACACATTAATGGACCTTTGTTTTTTGGTTCCACTAGTAACTTCCAGCAACTAGCTAAGCAAATACCAGATACTGCTTCTACAGTAATTGTTAGGATGGATAGAATGCCATATATTGACCAGTCTGGATTATTTGTTTTAGAAGATATTATCATTGACTTAGAAGCTAATGGTATTCAAGTACTTTTTGTGGGTGTCCAAGAACAACCTAAATATATGATGGAACGTATTGACATTATTCCAGATTTAGTATCTAAGGAGCATATTTTTAACACCTTTTCTGAATGTTTAGATTGGGTAAAAAGTAACATTAAAGACAAATATTAAACACAACTATTTATTAATAAAAAATAAAAAATGAAAAATTTAGCAATAACAAAACAAGTACAAGACGGATTAACGCCAGATAGCGTTTTAGCAGATTTATTAGAAGGAAATAACCGTTTTGTAAATGGAAAATTAGAAGGTGCAGACAATGCAGCATTAGTACAGCAAACTACAGGAGGTCAGTTTCCTAAAGCTGTTGTACTATCTTGTATA is a window of Olleya sp. YS DNA encoding:
- a CDS encoding tetratricopeptide repeat protein: MKQFLFIFFVFLGTLTAQNKAVFEEANMLYNDGNYIEAISKYESILETNQHSAELYYNLGNAHYKLNNIAPSIYYYEKALQLKPNDTDILNNIAYAKKMTVDAIQTVPQLGLSKFFNQLTNALSYDNWAKLAIGLIVVFVVLFLVYFFTYSTVYKRLTFVLSFVFLFLAISSVGLAFQKQALDKKNNPAIVFAQETEVKTEPNLGSTDAFLLHEGTKVQVLDTINNWKKIKLEDGKTGWILSDDIKLLNTF
- a CDS encoding BatD family protein, coding for MKFIKHIFILALISTTTLVVAQDEDAVQFQAKVSKKTLGLNERLRVDFQMNKDGDNFVPPSFADFIVVGGPNQSVSHSWDGKRRNFTKIYSYFLAPKQMGTFTINQAKIEIDGQDYKTSPITIKVTKAKEKPADPNDPDYIVQEYIHLVTEVSKTNPYLNEPISVVYKLYVSPLAGISNYRELESPVFNGFWSQSMDDKRIKAQNGTYKGEDYRYVTLRKTILYPQKTGKLVIEPLSLDLTLEVPTNRRDIFGNQIKTQAHRTVTASARTINVKPLPEEGKPESFTGAVGDFQFIMETSKNSLNATESLQAKIEVSGKGNLKLFELPKLKTPSTLEVYEPEHQENVRTSMSGMQGKISDTYTIIPQYKGKFPIPTVNFSYFDLKTETYKEITSEDIIINVLEGPVYAEADNNLPITNNGKQPVVLNENQFAFIKTNTNFKSTTKDSFLNSPIFWTGLVGPLLAIPLALVYRRKREERLADISGNRVRRADKLAKKYLSEAKKALGQKEAFYIALEKALHNYLKGRLNIETTDLSKDKIRTLLLERQVESTVINDFEAILENSDLARYTPITTVTMQQDYDKAAKTINLIDKQIR
- a CDS encoding SulP family inorganic anion transporter, whose amino-acid sequence is MKNLFSNLKGDLLGGVTAGIVALPLALAFGVSSGLGPSAGLYGAIFIAFFASLFGGTNTQISGPTAPMTAVSMVVIATIIAANDGNLEQALPTILVIFLLAGLMQIGLGLLGFGKYIRYIPYPVVSGFMTAIGVIILVTQLLPSMGYYAKEDASYVETFKPQAEEIILQNILKDEAGEGILVLQDFKETISRANQITDADILKEAKTLAGKESSGVLGTFKVLSKAVKNINYLELLLALGTILIIYGFKRITTAIPSTLVALVIMTSVALIFNLNYIPIEEIPTGIPKPNLEMFTQFSFSNVKPFIFTAFTLALLGAIDSLLTSVVADNMTKTKHKPNKELIGQGIGNSIASVFGGIPGAGATIRTVVNIKSGGKTKLSGMIAAVMLLIILLGLGGIASKIPAAVLAGVLITVGIGVMDYKGLKAIPSLPKDVKIGPLKLSSEVIIMLVVLVLSTFWDLVYAVGIGLVIASLIFMKKIGDLTTKSSDVSPLKEKAWEDEAGFPKNLTQEVFIKHINGPLFFGSTSNFQQLAKQIPDTASTVIVRMDRMPYIDQSGLFVLEDIIIDLEANGIQVLFVGVQEQPKYMMERIDIIPDLVSKEHIFNTFSECLDWVKSNIKDKY
- a CDS encoding SulP family inorganic anion transporter, which encodes MFKTLKNDLPASIVVFFVALPLCLGISVASGAEPITGLIAGIVGGIIVGAASGSKIGVSGPAAGLAVIVATAIGNLGYENFLVAVVLAGVFQIILGFLKAGIIGYYFPSSVIKGMLTGIGVVIILKEIPYFFGLDKNPEGDFAFLQVDGENTFTELLKAINALISGNFDKGATIIAFIAMGILLLWSNVLSKKGKIFNLIQGPLVAVIVGIIFYFITKDSSLSLSAEHLVSVPVPESLAGIKDLLTFPNFSAITNPKVLITAFTIGLVASLETLLCVEATDKLDPDKNVTPTNRELFAQGSGNIVSGMIGGLPVTQVIVRSSANIQSGGKSKASAVIHGFLLLISVVTIPTILNLIPLSVLAAILFIVGYKLAKPSTFKAMYDGGWKQFVPFIVTVLGIVFIDLLWGIGLGLVVGIFIVLFKSFENSHFLHKEGEDVDDGKIKMTLAEEVTFFNKGAILKELDKLPENTYLELDVRKTRYLDSDIIEILEDFAYKARERNIDIKLISERGIVENPDSFIEFFKLRPKISNN
- a CDS encoding aerotolerance regulator BatC, whose product is MKHLLAYILFLVTVTTFAQDKKEDKQKLQAQSYVAEANDLAVNDAFVEAEMEYRKALSLKPTQVAGAYNLGHQYFKKGNFEEALFRHQQAAKNATSKEEKYRAFHNIGNILMEEKKCKQAVEAYKTALRNKPSDDETRYNYAVAKECADNQKDDEPQEEDNEGDNNRDKEDNKDENQKENNEKEQEDKGEDDKKEGDQDKDKQGEPKDEKENEQKEGDQKNEQKQPQPGQLSPQQIKNLLEAMNNQEQKVQEKINAQKVKGAKLQTEKDW